From the Leptospira biflexa serovar Patoc strain 'Patoc 1 (Paris)' genome, one window contains:
- the mce gene encoding mammalian cell entry protein Mce has protein sequence MPTIGRALIVGLLFVFSLVAVGYFTIVTEGGPFQKSGYQLPVYFPDAEGIKIGNKVTIHGVPFGYVSKIRLVQIDEMGNLLPEGETGIGTKVELTLLLKGKVQLFANYEITIKNESLLSGRVVSLDPGSKFPVDPKTKEYLMTETPLNKIEITPKDGKLLPIQGKVTQDPLVSLSELIAENRSDIRKTVQNIAGITGKINEGQGTLGKLINENDVHKSVNTTLGDAQVVLKELREGLEDTREQAPVTSFIRSALSAF, from the coding sequence ATGCCTACCATAGGTCGCGCTCTCATCGTTGGACTTTTATTCGTATTTTCTCTCGTAGCTGTTGGATACTTTACGATTGTGACAGAAGGTGGTCCCTTTCAAAAGTCGGGATACCAACTCCCCGTATACTTTCCAGATGCGGAAGGGATCAAAATTGGAAACAAAGTCACGATCCATGGAGTTCCATTTGGTTATGTGTCTAAGATCCGTTTGGTGCAAATTGATGAAATGGGGAATTTATTGCCTGAAGGGGAAACAGGGATTGGAACAAAGGTAGAACTCACCTTACTCCTGAAAGGTAAGGTCCAACTCTTCGCCAATTATGAAATCACCATCAAAAACGAAAGTTTACTCTCAGGAAGAGTCGTATCTCTCGACCCAGGTTCGAAATTCCCTGTCGATCCCAAAACCAAAGAGTACCTGATGACGGAAACTCCGTTGAATAAAATTGAAATCACCCCCAAGGATGGCAAACTCCTTCCCATCCAAGGAAAGGTCACACAAGACCCTCTTGTTTCTTTATCCGAACTCATCGCAGAAAACCGCTCTGATATCCGAAAAACCGTCCAAAACATAGCCGGTATCACAGGCAAAATCAATGAGGGCCAGGGCACACTGGGAAAACTCATCAATGAAAATGATGTCCACAAATCGGTGAATACTACCCTAGGGGATGCCCAAGTGGTTTTGAAGGAGCTCCGTGAAGGTTTAGAAGACACAAGGGAACAAGCACCTGTGACAAGCTTCATTCGTTCCGCGCTCAGTGCTTTTTAA
- the lpxC gene encoding UDP-3-O-acyl-N-acetylglucosamine deacetylase has translation MQTVIHRKTIQNSVTLKGIGVHSGKVVTLRLHPAEANTGLIFYLYKGIQKIRIPVSLDHVVDTSNATTIGDGSSNRVQTIEHLLAAVHTLGITDCIFEIDSVEVPIMDGSSLPFWEGIRSAGIRVLEETIEPITITNPIWVVDGDKYLVMLPSDELKVTYSIDFNHPLLRGQSYTTTLDESILGTDILPARTFGFLKDVEALQARGLAMGGSLDNAVVLTDDGYLNDHLRYDNECVRHKILDLVGDLAVMGRPFRGHLIASKAGHALDISLAKCIMSQVTGNELTQYKSKRIPLFSKKEAAK, from the coding sequence ATGCAAACAGTGATCCATCGAAAAACGATCCAAAACTCTGTCACATTGAAGGGAATTGGCGTACATTCAGGGAAAGTGGTGACTCTCCGCCTCCATCCTGCGGAAGCAAACACTGGTCTCATTTTTTATCTCTACAAAGGCATCCAAAAAATCCGAATTCCTGTTTCTCTCGACCACGTCGTCGACACAAGTAACGCCACAACCATTGGGGATGGAAGCTCCAACCGAGTCCAAACCATAGAACACCTTCTTGCCGCAGTCCATACATTGGGAATAACCGATTGTATTTTTGAAATTGATTCCGTGGAAGTTCCGATTATGGATGGATCTTCCTTACCGTTTTGGGAAGGAATCCGATCGGCTGGGATCCGAGTCTTAGAAGAAACGATCGAACCAATCACCATTACAAACCCAATTTGGGTGGTAGACGGGGACAAATACCTTGTCATGCTCCCTTCTGATGAGCTCAAAGTCACCTATAGCATTGATTTCAACCACCCTCTCTTAAGGGGTCAGTCCTACACCACCACACTCGATGAATCCATCCTCGGAACCGACATTTTGCCTGCGAGAACCTTTGGGTTTTTGAAGGATGTGGAAGCGCTCCAAGCACGGGGTCTTGCCATGGGGGGATCCCTCGACAATGCTGTGGTCCTAACGGATGATGGGTATCTAAACGACCACTTACGTTATGACAATGAATGCGTCCGACATAAAATCCTCGACCTTGTTGGAGACCTTGCCGTGATGGGACGTCCATTCCGTGGGCACCTCATTGCTTCGAAAGCGGGCCATGCCTTGGACATTTCTCTTGCCAAATGCATCATGAGCCAAGTCACTGGGAACGAACTCACCCAGTACAAAAGCAAACGGATCCCACTTTTTTCCAAAAAAGAAGCCGCAAAGTAA
- the ptsP gene encoding phosphoenolpyruvate--protein phosphotransferase — protein sequence MEEKTTFKGISAYPGTVYGKVFRWKQTKRKREDRTDLSPEEIKEEVELLKKGLQKTEDDLADLVQKSKQNQELSEILESQIVFLNDPLFRARVFERIAQNNESAGLALETAVSSLYDEFQSIPDEFFRERADHLLDIGKRIESNLYPEKGSEPTKIPDDVILIAKEITPSEMIQLGKSKLRGIATDFGGKTGHTAIIARNYGIPTIVGLKNITSHVEDDDYILLDATKGVLNRSPGIEEIKLAGIRSDIKKIIPVREISDGPKELKTKDGKTFTLRANIDSEEEVDGAFLQGADGIGLVRTEILFIRYVEFKPTEEEQFAVYKRILLKMVGRPVTFRVWDIGADKMENGYEEENPFLGNRGIRYLLRHPHFFKEQLRALLRASEYGTMRIMLPMITTRSEILQTKVLLNECLDELKQTGLFITKKIPLGIMVETPACALNLPFLGNHVDFYSVGTNDLLQYLLAVERNNHLVGDLYNPWQVVFLLLLKNIVEVANSQKKPISICGEIGSDPMFTAVLIGLGFRDLSSALPLMKDVAEKVSEISTWKAKLLAEQVISLAGEEKFDEIEKLVLETKG from the coding sequence ATGGAAGAAAAAACCACATTTAAAGGCATCTCTGCCTACCCAGGAACAGTCTACGGGAAAGTATTTCGTTGGAAACAAACCAAACGGAAACGGGAGGATCGTACAGACCTATCTCCTGAGGAAATCAAAGAGGAAGTGGAACTCTTAAAAAAAGGCCTTCAAAAAACCGAAGATGACCTGGCAGACCTTGTCCAAAAATCCAAACAAAACCAAGAACTTTCGGAAATCTTAGAATCCCAAATTGTTTTTTTGAACGACCCCCTCTTTCGAGCTCGTGTCTTTGAAAGGATCGCACAAAACAATGAATCGGCGGGACTTGCCTTGGAAACAGCAGTGAGTTCCCTCTATGACGAATTCCAATCCATCCCCGATGAATTCTTTCGAGAACGCGCCGACCACCTTCTCGATATCGGCAAACGCATTGAATCCAATTTGTATCCCGAAAAAGGATCAGAGCCTACAAAGATTCCAGACGATGTCATCCTCATTGCCAAAGAGATCACCCCTTCCGAGATGATCCAATTGGGGAAAAGTAAGTTACGAGGGATTGCTACAGACTTCGGTGGGAAAACAGGTCACACTGCCATCATTGCTAGAAATTATGGAATCCCAACCATCGTTGGATTGAAAAACATCACCTCACACGTGGAAGATGATGATTATATCTTACTGGATGCCACAAAAGGAGTTCTCAATCGTTCCCCAGGAATCGAAGAAATCAAACTGGCTGGGATACGAAGTGATATCAAAAAAATAATCCCTGTTCGGGAGATCAGTGACGGTCCAAAAGAACTCAAAACAAAAGATGGCAAAACCTTTACCTTACGAGCCAATATCGATTCGGAAGAAGAAGTGGACGGAGCCTTCCTGCAAGGGGCCGATGGAATTGGACTCGTTCGTACTGAAATTTTATTCATTCGGTATGTGGAATTCAAACCTACCGAAGAAGAACAGTTTGCAGTTTACAAACGAATTTTACTCAAAATGGTCGGCCGACCTGTTACCTTTCGGGTTTGGGACATTGGTGCCGATAAAATGGAAAATGGATACGAAGAAGAAAATCCATTTCTTGGAAACCGTGGGATCCGTTACCTCCTCCGCCACCCACATTTTTTTAAAGAACAATTGAGAGCCCTATTACGTGCGAGTGAATATGGAACCATGCGCATCATGTTACCGATGATCACAACTCGTTCCGAAATTTTACAAACAAAGGTTTTATTAAATGAATGTTTGGATGAGTTAAAACAAACAGGACTTTTCATTACTAAAAAAATCCCCTTAGGGATCATGGTGGAAACACCTGCCTGTGCTCTCAATCTTCCCTTTTTAGGAAACCATGTAGACTTTTATAGCGTTGGTACAAACGATTTATTACAATACCTACTTGCCGTGGAACGTAACAACCATTTGGTGGGAGACCTTTACAACCCTTGGCAAGTTGTGTTTTTATTATTACTGAAAAACATTGTGGAAGTGGCAAACTCCCAAAAAAAACCAATCAGCATTTGTGGTGAAATTGGAAGTGATCCTATGTTCACTGCAGTTCTCATTGGTCTTGGGTTTCGTGACCTAAGTTCTGCCTTACCACTCATGAAGGATGTAGCTGAAAAAGTCTCGGAAATCTCCACCTGGAAGGCAAAGTTATTAGCAGAACAAGTGATTTCCCTCGCAGGCGAAGAAAAGTTCGATGAGATTGAAAAACTTGTTTTAGAAACCAAAGGTTAG